Part of the Xanthomonas sp. SI genome is shown below.
CGCGCCGCGCGCGTGCGCGAGATGGGCATGCTGGTCCGTTCCTACCTCAAGTGATCCCGAACCCCACGACCCAACCCGTTCTTCCAGGAGAAACCTCATGAAATCCCGTGCCGCCGTCGCTTTCGAAGCCGGCCAGCCGCTGCAGATCGTGGAGATCGACGTCGAACCGCCGCGCCAGGGCGAGGTGCTGGTCCGCATCACCCACACCGGCGTCTGCCATACCGATGCGTTCACGCTGTCCGGCGACGATCCGGAAGGCATCTTTCCCGCCGTGCTTGGCCATGAAGGCGGCGGCATCGTCGAGGCGATCGGCGAGGGCGTGACCAGCGTCAAGGTCGGCGACCACGTGATCCCGCTGTACACGGCCGAATGCCGCAAGTGCAAGTTCTGCCTGTCCGGCAAGACCAACCTGTGCCAGGCGGTGCGCGCCACCCAGGGCAAGGGCCTGATGCCCGACGGCACCACCCGCTTCTCCTACAACGGCCAGCCGATCTTCCACTACATGGGCTGCAGCACCTTCAGCGAATACACCGTGGTGCCGGAGATCTCGCTGGCGGTGGTGAATCCGGAGGCGCCGCTGGAGAAGGTGTGCCTGCTCGGCTGCGGCGTCACCACCGGTATCGGCGCGGTGCACAACACCGCCAAGGTCAAGCCGGGCGACTCGGTGGCCGTGTTCGGCCTGGGCGGCATCGGCCTGGCGGTGATCCAGGGCGCGGTGCAGGCCAAGGCCGGGCGCATCCTGGCCATCGACACCAACCCGGGCAAGTTCGATCTGGCGCGCAGCATGGGCGCCACCGATTGCATCAACCCGAAGGACTACGACAAGCCGATCCAGGAAGTCATCGTCGAGCTGACCGATGGCGGCGTGGATTTCAGCTTCGAGTGCATCGGCAACGTGCACGTGATGCGCTCGGCGCTGGAGTGCTGCCACAAGGGCTGGGGCGAGAGCGTCATCATCGGCGTGGCCGGCGCCGGCCAGGAGATCAGCACGCGTCCGTTCCAGCTGGTCACCGGCCGCGTGTGGCGCGGCAGCGCGTTCGGCGGCGTCAAGGGCCGCACCCAATTGCCGGGCATGGTGGAGCAGGCGATGCATGGCGAGATCGATCTGGATCCGTTCATCACCCACACCATGCCGCTCGAAGAGATCAACGAAGCCTTCCACCTGATGCACGAAGGCAAGTCGATCCGCACCGTGATCCATTTCTGACCTGACGGTCAGTCCGGCGCGCGGCCGATTCCGCGCATGCAGGTACGCGACAAACCCGGGAGGGGCATGATGAGTACCGTAACGATTCATCCGTCGGTGGACGGTGGTGTGCGCGCAGGCGCAGAGAATTTCCAGGGCGGCACGCTGGAATGCCACTGCGCCAGCGACAAGGTCACCGTGGACGTGGGAGCGCAGACCGCGCACAACCACGCCTGCGGCTGCACCAAGTGCTGGAAGCCGAAAGGGGCGACCTTCTCGGTGGTGGCGGTGGTGGGCCGCGACAAGGTCAAGGTCACCGCGCACGAGGAGAAGTTGAAGGTCGTCGACGACAGCGCGACGATCCGGCGCCATGCCTGCACCGGCTGCGGCGTGCACCTGTACGGGCGCATCGAGAACACCGAGCATCCGTTCTACGGCCTGGACTTCGTGCATACCGAGCTGTCGCCGCAGCAGGGTTGGTCGGCGCCGGGCTTCGCCGCGTTCGTGTCCTCGATCATCGAGAGCGGCACCCGCCCGGAAGCGATGGACGGCGTGCGCAGCCGGCTGCGCGAGCTGAAGTTGGAGCCGTACGACTGCCTGTCGCCGGCGTTGATGGACGCAATTTCCACCCACGTCGCGCGCAAGAACGGCGTGCTCCAGTAAAGCCTGTCGCTCCCCGCGGCGTGCCGCCCTGGCGGCGCGTCGCGGCGGCGTCTCCGGAGGCGGCCGGCGTTTGCCCGGCCGCCTCCCCCCTCTTCGGGATCCCTTTCATGGAACGCATCGAACACCATGCCTGCTGCGGCGGCTGGCAGGACGTCTATCGCCACGACTCGGCCGTGCTCGGCTGCACGATGAACGTGGCCGTGTACCTGCCGCCGCAGGCCGAACACGCCACGCTGCCGGTGCTGTACTGGCTCAGCGGGCTCACCTGCACCGAGCAGAATTTCATCACCAAGGCCGGCGCGCAGCGCTACGCCGCCGAGCACGGGGTGGTCCTGGTCGCGCCGGACACCAGCCCGCGCGGCGACGATGTCGCCGATGCCGAGGGCTACGACCTGGGCAAGGGCGCCGGTTTCTACGTCAACGCGACCCGCGAGCCGTGGGCCAAGCACTACCGCATGTACGACTACATAGTGCAGGAGCTGCCCGCGCTGATCGAAGCGCAGTTCCCGCACAACGGGCGGCGCGCGATCAGCGGCCACTCCATGGGCGGCCACGGCGCGCTGGTGATCGCGCTGAAGAATCCGGGCCGCTATCGCAGCGTGTCGGCGTTCTCGCCGATCGTGGCGCCGTCGCAGGTGCCGTGGGGCGAGAAGGCGTTTTCGGCGTATCTCGGCGACGACCGCGCCAGCTGGAAGGCCTACGACGCCACCGCGCTGATCGCCGAGGCCAGCGAGCGCCTGCCGTTGCTGATCGACCAGGGCGGCGGCGACGAGTTCCTCGACAAGCAGTTGCAGCCGCAGTTGCTGCAGGCCGCGGCCGATGCCGCCGGCTATCCGCTGACGCTGCGCCTGCAGCCCGGCTACGACCACAGCTACTACTTCATCGGCAGCTTCATCGGCGAGCACATCGCCCACCACGCGCGCGCGCTGCAGGATTGAGTTCGCAACGCGGCGGTGTCCCGGTCATGCCGGGCGCCGGCGGTTGCATGCGTTAGCGCAGCATGCTCCGCATCGGAAGCGATGGCGGGGTACATGCCTGGGCATCATTGTGGGAGCGACTTCAGTCGCGACGGGCTCTACCCGGTAAGGCCCTTCGCGACTGAAGTCGCTCCTACAAGGTTGCGTTGCCTGTCAGTAGACAGAGAACCGCGCTGGCGCCGTCTTGCGGTGCCGCTGGCATGCCGGCACTGGCCGGCTCCCGCCGCCACCGGATCATCGCGATCGCTGCCGCACGATAACGGCGCAATGGCAGTTGCATGTCGATTCCACTCGGGTGCCGGCGCTGCTCGTAAACAAATGCACGGCGCATCGTCCAATGCGCGGTTGTGCGATTGCCGTCGCGTCGGCTGAGACGGCGTGCCGCTAGATTCCTCGGCCTTCGCCATCGTGTCTTCCGGGACTGGAGTCGCGCCATGCTCGCTTGCCGCAAACCTGCATCGCTGTTCTCGCGGCAACGCTGGCGCAGTCCGCTCAGCGCGCGGGCCATGCTCGCCTGCACCTTGTTCGGCGCTTGCGCAGCGCTGGCGATCGGCGCGGCGACGCCGTAGATCGGACCGCGCTTGGACGGCGGTGCCCGCGTCCACACTCCGTTATCGAGCGCCGCAGCGACGGCATCGTTCGACGCCGGGCGCGATCGCTGCGGCTGACCGGCACCTTGGGCATTCCTGCGCACCATTCCGCCCTGGCAGTGAGCATGGCGCCATTCGTTCGCATGGCATGGCCGCTGACGGCTCTGTGCGGCGGCCGCATCGTCGGTTCCGAAGAGGCGCGCTGCGCGGCGGGCTGCCAGTCGGCCGCATCTGGCCGATCTCGTCGCTGTGACTGGAAGGCCGGCGTCTGTGATGCCGATGCGCCGACGAGAGCGCGCCGACGCGCGCGGGAGGTTGCAGCATGCCGCGCGCACGCTGCAGGGGCGTGGCCGCAGCGGCCTCGCTGATGCATCCGCATGATGCAGTGCCTCGTGTGGCGAGTGCGCGCGCGTCCAATCGCCTCATGGCCTCCCATTCGGGCATCGCGCTCGTGCGCGCCGCCTGCGGCGAGGCTTGACACGCCGTAACCTGTCAGATATTTCTTACGCATGAAAAGGGAGGCAGAGACGACAGGGGATCGATTGCTGGCGATCCTTTCGGCGCTCGACAACCCGCACCGGCTGAGGATCATCGCGGCGCTGCAAACCGGTGGCCGCAATTACATCAGCAGCTTGGCGCGGGACGTCGGCATCAGCCGGCCGCTATTGCATTTGCATCTGAACAAACTCGAGGCCGCCGGTCTGGTGACCAGCCAGCTCGAGCTGTCGCACGACGGAAAGGCGCTCAACTACTTCGAGGTCAGCGCCTTTCGACTCGAACTTTCACCCTCGGTCATTGCGGATGCAGCGATGTCGCTGACCGACAAGACGGAAAAATAGGAGACGGCCTTGTCGGAGCATCTGTACCTTTTGACGATTTGCCTGCCGCTGGGCACTGTTCTGCTGATCTTCGGCATGCGCTATCTCGCTGCGGTGCGGCAGGCCAAGGCGCAGCTCGATCACAACCAGGCCTATCGCGTACTGGCGGAGAAGACCCAGGCTGCGCTGAGCGACATCCGTACCCGCCTCGATGGCATCGAGAAGATTCTCAAGGACGTCGGGTGATGGCGATCCAGCCAGCTCCCGCCATCGCTGCCGCCAGCACCGCGCCTGGGCGCGAGCGCGACGCGGTGCCGCTGTGGCGGTTTTACGCGCTGCGCGCCGGCTATCTGCTGCTCGCGATCGGTCTGGGCGTGCAGGTCTGGCCGGGCATCGTGCTGCGGCATGATGGCTGGGAACTGATGGAGGGCGTGGTGCAGTGCATGCTTGGCGCGATGGGGCTGCTGGCTGTGCTCGGGCTTCGCTACCCGCTCAAGATGCTGCCGCTGCTGCTGTTCGAGATCGTGTGGAAGCTCGTGTGGCTCGGCGTCGTTGCAGCGCCGCGGCTGATGCACGAGCAGATGGATGCCGGCACCTGGTCCACGCTCTCGGCCTGTCTGCTGGTCGTGGTCTTCCCGATCGTGATCCCGTGGCGTTACGTCGCCGCGACCTTCATCCGCGCCCGCGGCGACCGCTGGCGGTAGCTGCCGCCTCGCTCCATTGGCAACTCTGCAACGGCGGGACACTTCATGGTTTACGACATTCAAGCTCGCCCTCAGTTCTACGCGCGCCTGGCTGGCGCGCTTTATCTGGCCGTGATCGTCCTGGGCGGCCTGGCCGAGGGCTATGTGACGAACGCCCTGGTCGTGCCCGGCGACGACCTGGCGACGATCCACGCCATCGTGCAGCATGCGCAACTATGGAAGCTGGGACTGGCCGCGAACCTAGTCGTGCCGCTGATCGCGGTGGTGCAGCTGTGGATCGAATACATGTTGCTGCGGCCGGCCGGAAAGGGCCTGGCGCTGCTGTTCGTATTGTTGAACATGGCGTCGCTTGCGGTGGAGGCGGTCAGCAAGCTGTTCCAACTGCTGGTCCTGCCCCTGGCGTCCGCTGACGCGTTGGCTGCTGACCCGCACCAGGCGGTCGCGTTGGCCTCGCTGGCATTGCTGGGCCATGAGGTCGGTTTCAACATCGCGCTGATCTTCTTCGGCGCCGCCTGCCTGGTCAGTGGCACGCTGATCTGGCGCTCGCGCTACCTGCCCCGGTTCGTCGGCGCATTGATGGTGCTGGCCGGCCTGAGTTATCTGGTGGCGTCGTTCGCAGCGTTGTTGGCGCCTGCGGTCGCTCGTCTGCTCGGCCCCGGCATTTTGTTGCCGGTGCTGGTGGGCGAGACGACGTTCTGCCTGTGGCTGTTGATTCGCGGCGTCAACCTGCGGCAATGGGAGGCCAGGGCCGCCGTGCCGTAGACGTTCCGGCCAGGTCCTGTCGCGGGTCCGTTGCGGCATGTCCTTGTTCGGCAGACTTGCCGCAGTGCAGGCGCTTGGCCTGTGCAAGCCCTGGCACTGTGTCGACGCGGATGCGGTGAGTGCCTGGCTGCGTGGACGCGCTCAGCGCGGCAACCGCGCGGCCAGTGTTCCCAGTCGTCGCATCGCGCTTTCCAGGGTTTCGCTCCACGGCTGGCCGCAGGTCAGGCGCAGGTGGTCGGCGTAGTCGCCGCGGCTGGAATACAGGTGCCCGGGCGAGGTGCCGATGCCTGCGGCCAGCGCCGCCTCGAACAGCGCCTGGCCGCTGCCGCCGTCGGCCAGCTGCAGCCAGAGCGACAGCCCGCCGGCGGGATCGCCGACCCGGGTGCCGGCCGGCCAATGCCGCACGATCGCCTCGCGCAGGCGCTGGCCGTTGTCGGCGAGGGTGCGGCGCAGCTTGCGCAGGTGCCGTTCCAGGTCGTGCTGCGCCAGGTAGTCGGCCAGCGCCAGCTGCGGCAGGCTGGCGCCGCCGACGGTGGAGAAATACTTGGCGCGAACCAGCGCATCGGTCCATTCGCCGCCGAGCAACCAGCCCACACGCAGGCCCGGCGCCAGCACCTTGGAGAACGAGCCGCAGGTGATCACGTTGCCGTGGGTATCGAAGTGGCGCAGCGGACGCGGGCGCTGCCCGGACCAATCCAGCTCGCCGTAGATGTCGTCCTCGATCACCACGGTGCCGTGGCGCGCGCAGCTGTCGAGCAGGGCGCGCTTGGCGTTGTCGGGGGTGAGGCTGCCGAGCGGATTGTTGAAGTTGGGCACCAGCACCGCCGCGCGCGCCGGGGTGCGTTGCAGCAGCGCGTCCAGGCGCGCGGCGTCGATGCCGTGGCCGGCGCGGGTGGGCACTTCCAGCACCTTCAACCGTAGCGCCGCGACCGCCTGCAGGATGCCGTGGTAGGTCGGTGTTTCCACCAGCACCACGTCGCCGGGTGCGGTCAGCGTGCGCAACGCCAGGCTGATCGCCTCCATCGCGCCGGCGGTCACCACCACTTCGTCCGCCGCCACCGTGGTGGCGCAGTGCGCGTAGCGCTGCGCGATCTGCCGGCGCAGCGCGGCGTGGCCTTGCGGCGGCGCGTAGTCGAGTGCGACCGCGCGATGGCGGCGCAGCTGCCGCGCCAACGCGGCGGCGAGGTGCGCGGCCGGCAGCAGCGCCGGTGCCGGGGTGGCGGTGTGCAGCGGAACCAGGTCGGAGCGCGCGAGCATGTCGAGCACGCCTTGCAGCGCCGGGTTGTCGACCATGCCCGGGGTGCGCCGCCGAATCGGCGGCGGCAGCGGCGGCAATGACTCCGTTGCAGTGCGTACGAAATAGCCCGAGCGCGGCCGCGCCTGCACCCGTCCTTCGCGTTCCAGCTGCAGGCAGGCCTGCACCGCGGTGGCGGTGCTGATGCCGTGGTTGGCGGCCAGTTGCCGGATCGACGGCAGGCGCTCGCCGGCGCGCAGCGTGCCGCGCTCGATCTGCGCGCGCAGCTGCACGGCGAGCGATTCGTACAAGAGCATGCGGGCGCCTCATCTGTATCGGTCCACTTACAGCGTATCTGAATCTGTACTGGTCGGGGACGGCGCTGCACACTGGTCCTGTGCCGGCCACCGTGTCGGCGTTCCCATTGTTTGCGAGGCCGGCCATGCCGCTTTCCGTGTTCGTCGTCGATGCCTTCACCACGGTCCGCTTCAAGGGCAATCCCGCCGCGGTGGTGCCGCTGCAGGCCTGGCTGCCGGATGCGCTGATGCAGGCCATCGCCAGCGAGAACAACCTGTCGGAGACCGCGTTCTTCGTGCGCGATGCCGATGGCGTGTTCGCGATCCGCTGGTTCTCGCCGCTGAAGGAAGTCGGCTTCTGCGGCCATGCGACGCTGGCCAGTGCGTTCGTGATCGCCACCCAGCAACTGGCACCGTTCCCGCTGCGCTTGCGTGCGGCCGCAGTCGGCGAACTCGGTGTGGAGCGGCTCGCCGACGGCAGTTTCGAGATGCGCTTTCCGAATCAGGCGCCGGCCTTGTTGGCGTCGGTGCCGCAGGCCTTGCGCGATGCCTTGTCGATCGCGCCGCAGGCGGTCTACGCCAACCAGCAGGCGTACATCGCGGTGTATGCGGATGAGCGCCAGGTGCGCGAGGTGGTGCCGGATCTGGCGCGAATGCTGGCGCTGGCGCCGCGCGACGTCGCGGTAACCGCGCCGGGCAGCGGCCACGATTTCGTGTCGCGCTATTTCTGGCCGGCCAATGGCGGCGCCGAAGATCCGGTGACCGGCTCGATCCATGCCGCGCTGGCGCCGTTGTGGGCGCAGGCGCTGGGCAAGGCGCAGTTGACCGCGCTGCAGGCCTCGGCGCGTGGCGGTGAGCTCGGGTGCCGGGTCGAGACGCAGTACGTGTATGTCCGCGGCAGCGCGGTGCAGTACCTGCACGGGACGATCGAATTGTGAGCGCGGCCGTCGCCGTTCCCGCCGGCGCCACGCGGCGCGCGCTGTGGCAGTTGTTGCTGGCCGAAGTGCTGATCGGCTCGGTCGGCGTGTTCGTGCACGAGAGCGGGCAGGACCCGGTGACCGCGGTGTTCTACCGCTGCCTGTTCGGCGCGTTGTTCCTCACCGTGTGCGGGCTGCTCGGCGGCCAGCTGCGCGGGCTGTGGCGCGAGCGCGGGCTGCTGCGCGACGCCACGATCAGCGGCGTGCTGCTGGTGCTGAACTGGGTGGCGCTGTTCGCCGGCATGGCGCGCTCGTCGATCGGCGTGGCGACGATGGTCTACCACGTGTTCCCGTTCGTGATGCTGCTCCTGGCCGCGATGCTGCAAGGCGAGCGCACGCGCCGCAGCGACCTGGGCTGGACGCTGTTGGCCTTCGTCGGCGTGGCGTGCTCGGCGGATCCGGCGCGGCTCTGGCACACCGCAGATCGCGGCTACCTGCTCGGCATCGCGCTGACCTTGCTGGCCGCGCTGCTGTGCGGCGCGTCGCTGTTGATGTCGCGGCGCATCAGCCGCGAGCGGCCGCTGGCGGTGGTGACGGTGCAGTGCTGGGTGGGCACGCTGCTGCTGGCGGGATTTTCCAGCGGCAGCGCGTTGCATACCGGCATGCACTGGCTGTGGCTGGTTGGCCTGGGGGTGATCCACAGCGGCATCGTCTACGTGCTGTTCTACTCGTCCTACCGGCACCTGCACGTGGCGACGATCGCGATCCTGGCGTTCGTGTACCCGCTGGTCACCCTGCTGCTGGACTTCCTGCTGTACGGTCACCGGCTGGTGCCGGTGCAATGGCTGGGCCTGGCGCTGATCGTGCTTGGCACGCTGGCGGTGAACCTGAAATGGCGTTGGCCGCAGCGCGCCGCAGGCGCGGCGGCAGGCGGCGTAGTGCCCTAGATGCTCATTGCAGTCGGCGAAGCACTGTAGGAGCGGCTTCAGCCGCGACAGACTTTTTCAGCAAGGCCTGTCGCGACTGAAGTCGCTCCTACAGGTGTCATCGCCTGCACCAAGGCTGATCTATCCGATCCACGTCGTCGCGGGCATGCGGCGATGCGCTCAACGCACGTTGCGCAATTCCCAGCCGCTGCCGGCGAGCAGGCGCATGCGTTGCTTGAGGATGTCGCCGGGAATGCTGGTGGTGGCGACCAGATCGATGCGCAGGTCGTCCTGCTTACCGCTGACCGTGGCGGCTGCATCGACCACGCCCAGCGACGGGTCCACGTCGTCCGGTTCCGGCTGCAGCGCGCGCCAGCGCTCGAACCAGGCGGGGCTGCTCAAGGCCTGCTGCAACTGCTCGGCGAAGGCGTCGGCGCCGTTGGCGCTGAAGCTGAGCGAGGGCTCGCTGCCGCGTGCGCGGGCAGGGTCGGGCAAGCTGATCGAATAGGTCACGGCCATGGCGGTTCCTCTGTGGAGCGGTGCGGCGCAGCCTAGCAGGCGGCGTCGTGAGTGGGCTGTCTACGCTGCGATCCCTGTAGGAGCGGCTTCAGCCGCGACCAGCTGCCGATCGCACCTGTCGCGGCTGAAGCCGCTCCTACAACGACAGGATCCGCCCGCAACGTCTAGGCGAACGCATGCGGCCCATCGGCGAAACCCAGGGTGAGCGCGCCCTTGCCGACGTTGACCATGCCAGTCAGGCTCATCACGCTCTCCAGCACCTCCACCGCGTGCGCCTCACAGACCTGGCGCAGTGCCGCGTAGCCGGGCAGGGCGCGCAGTTCGCTCAGTTCGCCGCCGTAGCTCAGGCACAGCGTCGGCGTCATCAGCCCGGCGGCGACGCGCTTGCCGACGAACTCGAACAGCTTCTGCACCGCGGCGTCGAAGCCCTTGATCTTGGCCACCGGCGCGGTTTCGCCGCGATAGCCGTGCAGCACCGGCTTGATGTCCAGCGCGGTGCCGAGCGCGGCGCTGATCAGGCCGA
Proteins encoded:
- the gfa gene encoding S-(hydroxymethyl)glutathione synthase, with translation MSTVTIHPSVDGGVRAGAENFQGGTLECHCASDKVTVDVGAQTAHNHACGCTKCWKPKGATFSVVAVVGRDKVKVTAHEEKLKVVDDSATIRRHACTGCGVHLYGRIENTEHPFYGLDFVHTELSPQQGWSAPGFAAFVSSIIESGTRPEAMDGVRSRLRELKLEPYDCLSPALMDAISTHVARKNGVLQ
- a CDS encoding PhzF family phenazine biosynthesis protein, with translation MPLSVFVVDAFTTVRFKGNPAAVVPLQAWLPDALMQAIASENNLSETAFFVRDADGVFAIRWFSPLKEVGFCGHATLASAFVIATQQLAPFPLRLRAAAVGELGVERLADGSFEMRFPNQAPALLASVPQALRDALSIAPQAVYANQQAYIAVYADERQVREVVPDLARMLALAPRDVAVTAPGSGHDFVSRYFWPANGGAEDPVTGSIHAALAPLWAQALGKAQLTALQASARGGELGCRVETQYVYVRGSAVQYLHGTIEL
- a CDS encoding winged helix-turn-helix domain-containing protein yields the protein MLAILSALDNPHRLRIIAALQTGGRNYISSLARDVGISRPLLHLHLNKLEAAGLVTSQLELSHDGKALNYFEVSAFRLELSPSVIADAAMSLTDKTEK
- a CDS encoding S-(hydroxymethyl)glutathione dehydrogenase/class III alcohol dehydrogenase, which gives rise to MKSRAAVAFEAGQPLQIVEIDVEPPRQGEVLVRITHTGVCHTDAFTLSGDDPEGIFPAVLGHEGGGIVEAIGEGVTSVKVGDHVIPLYTAECRKCKFCLSGKTNLCQAVRATQGKGLMPDGTTRFSYNGQPIFHYMGCSTFSEYTVVPEISLAVVNPEAPLEKVCLLGCGVTTGIGAVHNTAKVKPGDSVAVFGLGGIGLAVIQGAVQAKAGRILAIDTNPGKFDLARSMGATDCINPKDYDKPIQEVIVELTDGGVDFSFECIGNVHVMRSALECCHKGWGESVIIGVAGAGQEISTRPFQLVTGRVWRGSAFGGVKGRTQLPGMVEQAMHGEIDLDPFITHTMPLEEINEAFHLMHEGKSIRTVIHF
- a CDS encoding PLP-dependent aminotransferase family protein; this translates as MLLYESLAVQLRAQIERGTLRAGERLPSIRQLAANHGISTATAVQACLQLEREGRVQARPRSGYFVRTATESLPPLPPPIRRRTPGMVDNPALQGVLDMLARSDLVPLHTATPAPALLPAAHLAAALARQLRRHRAVALDYAPPQGHAALRRQIAQRYAHCATTVAADEVVVTAGAMEAISLALRTLTAPGDVVLVETPTYHGILQAVAALRLKVLEVPTRAGHGIDAARLDALLQRTPARAAVLVPNFNNPLGSLTPDNAKRALLDSCARHGTVVIEDDIYGELDWSGQRPRPLRHFDTHGNVITCGSFSKVLAPGLRVGWLLGGEWTDALVRAKYFSTVGGASLPQLALADYLAQHDLERHLRKLRRTLADNGQRLREAIVRHWPAGTRVGDPAGGLSLWLQLADGGSGQALFEAALAAGIGTSPGHLYSSRGDYADHLRLTCGQPWSETLESAMRRLGTLAARLPR
- the fghA gene encoding S-formylglutathione hydrolase; this encodes MERIEHHACCGGWQDVYRHDSAVLGCTMNVAVYLPPQAEHATLPVLYWLSGLTCTEQNFITKAGAQRYAAEHGVVLVAPDTSPRGDDVADAEGYDLGKGAGFYVNATREPWAKHYRMYDYIVQELPALIEAQFPHNGRRAISGHSMGGHGALVIALKNPGRYRSVSAFSPIVAPSQVPWGEKAFSAYLGDDRASWKAYDATALIAEASERLPLLIDQGGGDEFLDKQLQPQLLQAAADAAGYPLTLRLQPGYDHSYYFIGSFIGEHIAHHARALQD
- a CDS encoding DMT family transporter; this encodes MSAAVAVPAGATRRALWQLLLAEVLIGSVGVFVHESGQDPVTAVFYRCLFGALFLTVCGLLGGQLRGLWRERGLLRDATISGVLLVLNWVALFAGMARSSIGVATMVYHVFPFVMLLLAAMLQGERTRRSDLGWTLLAFVGVACSADPARLWHTADRGYLLGIALTLLAALLCGASLLMSRRISRERPLAVVTVQCWVGTLLLAGFSSGSALHTGMHWLWLVGLGVIHSGIVYVLFYSSYRHLHVATIAILAFVYPLVTLLLDFLLYGHRLVPVQWLGLALIVLGTLAVNLKWRWPQRAAGAAAGGVVP
- a CDS encoding DUF4386 domain-containing protein produces the protein MVYDIQARPQFYARLAGALYLAVIVLGGLAEGYVTNALVVPGDDLATIHAIVQHAQLWKLGLAANLVVPLIAVVQLWIEYMLLRPAGKGLALLFVLLNMASLAVEAVSKLFQLLVLPLASADALAADPHQAVALASLALLGHEVGFNIALIFFGAACLVSGTLIWRSRYLPRFVGALMVLAGLSYLVASFAALLAPAVARLLGPGILLPVLVGETTFCLWLLIRGVNLRQWEARAAVP